The proteins below come from a single Corylus avellana chromosome ca3, CavTom2PMs-1.0 genomic window:
- the LOC132175015 gene encoding uncharacterized protein LOC132175015 isoform X1, which yields MMVTKMNKKLTKATTTTMPCYHPDLHKNRCRSRSSPWRQSRTGTAVVAVAALLLSTTVWLSLVFSGTTTHCWQRFKHWEGSPHSLLWTGRNRRRSDLLSSSAPSSPPPFPTHSGSPSVELSLEHIVFGIAGSSQLWKRRKEFVKLWWHPDDMRGHVWLEEPVPREDGDDSLPAVMVSEDISRFRYTNPTGHPSGLRISRIITECFRLGLPDVRWFVLGDDDTIFNADNLVAVLRKYDPSEMIYIGSPSESHSANTYFSHSMAFGGGGIAISRPLAEALSKIQDDCLDRYPKLYGSDDRLHACISELGVPLTREHGFHQWDIRGDAHGLLSSHPIAPFVSIHHVDAVDPFYPGLSSLESLKLFTKAMRLDPRSFLQRSICYDRARRLTFSVSLGYVVQVFPNVVLPRELESSEVTYSAWNRIRDRNEFDFDTRDPYTSVCKKPILFFLKDVARQGNATLGSYAWARGREDLKRKVLCFPRSPPLRYVKNIQVLGFPLSRNWHVAPRRLCCKINQTSEESLRLTVGQCGKTAFSSVTDFV from the exons ATGATGGTGACgaagatgaacaagaaattGACGAAGGCAACGACGACGACGATGCCCTGTTACCATCCTGACCTCCACAAGAATCGATGCCGTAGCCGAAGCAGTCCATGGCGTCAGAGCCGCACGGGCACTGCCGTCGTGGCCGTGGCGGCACTCCTCCTCTCTACAACAGTATGGCTCTCTCTTGTCTTCTCCGGGACCACCACCCACTGCTGGCAGCGTTTCAAGCATTGGGAAGGCAGCCCCCATTCTCTCCTCTGGACCGGGAGGAATCGTCGTCGTTCCGATCTTCTTTCGTCATCGGCGCCCTCCTCGCCTCCGCCTTTTCCCACTCACAGTGGCAGCCCTTCGGTGGAGTTGTCGCTGGAGCACATTGTGTTTGGCATTGCCGGATCCTCGCAGCTCTGGAAACGGCGCAAGGAATTCGTGAAGCTTTGGTGGCATCCTGATGACATGCGCGGCCATGTCTGGTTGGAGGAGCCAGTGCCTCGCGAGGATGGCGATGATTCCTTACCCGCTGTCATGGTTTCCGAGGACATCTCCCGCTTCCGCTACACCAATCCCACTGGTCACCCTTCTGGACTCCGCATCTCTCGCATTATCACCGAGTGCTTCCGACTGGGTCTACCGGATGTACGCTGGTTCGTTCTCGGTGACGATGACACCATTTTCAATGCCGATAATCTGGTGGCTGTTCTCCGCAAGTACGATCCTTCCGAGATGATTTACATTGGGAGCCCCTCCGAGAGCCATTCTGCCAATACCTATTTCAGCCACTCCATGGCTTTTGGCGGTGGTGGGATCGCTATTAGTCGCCCACTGGCCGAGGCACTCTCCAAGATTCAGGATGACTGCCTCGACAGGTATCCCAAGCTCTACGGAAGTGATGATCGCCTCCATGCCTGCATTTCCGAACTTGGCGTTCCATTAACCAGGGAACATGGCTTCCACCAG TGGGATATTAGGGGTGACGCACACGGTCTTCTGTCCTCTCACCCCATTGCCCCCTTTGTTTCAATTCACCATGTCGATGCTGTTGATCCCTTTTATCCCGGCCTGAGCTCTCTGGAGAGCTTGAAACTCTTTACAAAGGCCATGAGACTCGACCCCAGGAGCTTCTTGCAGCGATCAATCTGTTATGACCGAGCACGACGCCTCACTTTTTCAGTCTCACTTGGTTATGTTGTTCAGGTTTTCCCAAACGTCGTGCTTCCCCGTGAGCTGGAGAGCTCAGAGGTCACCTACTCTGCTTGGAACAGAATACGTGACAGGAATGAATTCGACTTCGACACCAGGGATCCTTACACATCTGTTTGTAAAAAACCTatcctttttttcttgaaagaCGTAGCCAGACAAGGAAATGCTACATTGGGTTCATATGCGTGGGCCAGAGGAAGAgaagatttgaaaagaaaagttcTCTGCTTTCCACGTTCTCCTCCTCTGCGCTATGTGAAAAATATTCAGGTCTTGGGTTTTCCATTGAGCAGGAATTGGCATGTG GCGCCACGTCGGTTATGTTGCAAAATAAACCAAACGAGTGAAGAAAGTCTTAGATTAACAGTTGGTCAGTGCGGGAAGACAGCTTTCAGTTCTGTCACTGATTTTGTCTGA
- the LOC132175015 gene encoding uncharacterized protein LOC132175015 isoform X3, with protein sequence MMVTKMNKKLTKATTTTMPCYHPDLHKNRCRSRSSPWRQSRTGTAVVAVAALLLSTTVWLSLVFSGTTTHCWQRFKHWEGSPHSLLWTGRNRRRSDLLSSSAPSSPPPFPTHSGSPSVELSLEHIVFGIAGSSQLWKRRKEFVKLWWHPDDMRGHVWLEEPVPREDGDDSLPAVMVSEDISRFRYTNPTGHPSGLRISRIITECFRLGLPDVRWFVLGDDDTIFNADNLVAVLRKYDPSEMIYIGSPSESHSANTYFSHSMAFGGGGIAISRPLAEALSKIQDDCLDRYPKLYGSDDRLHACISELGVPLTREHGFHQVFPNVVLPRELESSEVTYSAWNRIRDRNEFDFDTRDPYTSVCKKPILFFLKDVARQGNATLGSYAWARGREDLKRKVLCFPRSPPLRYVKNIQVLGFPLSRNWHVAPRRLCCKINQTSEESLRLTVGQCGKTAFSSVTDFV encoded by the exons ATGATGGTGACgaagatgaacaagaaattGACGAAGGCAACGACGACGACGATGCCCTGTTACCATCCTGACCTCCACAAGAATCGATGCCGTAGCCGAAGCAGTCCATGGCGTCAGAGCCGCACGGGCACTGCCGTCGTGGCCGTGGCGGCACTCCTCCTCTCTACAACAGTATGGCTCTCTCTTGTCTTCTCCGGGACCACCACCCACTGCTGGCAGCGTTTCAAGCATTGGGAAGGCAGCCCCCATTCTCTCCTCTGGACCGGGAGGAATCGTCGTCGTTCCGATCTTCTTTCGTCATCGGCGCCCTCCTCGCCTCCGCCTTTTCCCACTCACAGTGGCAGCCCTTCGGTGGAGTTGTCGCTGGAGCACATTGTGTTTGGCATTGCCGGATCCTCGCAGCTCTGGAAACGGCGCAAGGAATTCGTGAAGCTTTGGTGGCATCCTGATGACATGCGCGGCCATGTCTGGTTGGAGGAGCCAGTGCCTCGCGAGGATGGCGATGATTCCTTACCCGCTGTCATGGTTTCCGAGGACATCTCCCGCTTCCGCTACACCAATCCCACTGGTCACCCTTCTGGACTCCGCATCTCTCGCATTATCACCGAGTGCTTCCGACTGGGTCTACCGGATGTACGCTGGTTCGTTCTCGGTGACGATGACACCATTTTCAATGCCGATAATCTGGTGGCTGTTCTCCGCAAGTACGATCCTTCCGAGATGATTTACATTGGGAGCCCCTCCGAGAGCCATTCTGCCAATACCTATTTCAGCCACTCCATGGCTTTTGGCGGTGGTGGGATCGCTATTAGTCGCCCACTGGCCGAGGCACTCTCCAAGATTCAGGATGACTGCCTCGACAGGTATCCCAAGCTCTACGGAAGTGATGATCGCCTCCATGCCTGCATTTCCGAACTTGGCGTTCCATTAACCAGGGAACATGGCTTCCACCAG GTTTTCCCAAACGTCGTGCTTCCCCGTGAGCTGGAGAGCTCAGAGGTCACCTACTCTGCTTGGAACAGAATACGTGACAGGAATGAATTCGACTTCGACACCAGGGATCCTTACACATCTGTTTGTAAAAAACCTatcctttttttcttgaaagaCGTAGCCAGACAAGGAAATGCTACATTGGGTTCATATGCGTGGGCCAGAGGAAGAgaagatttgaaaagaaaagttcTCTGCTTTCCACGTTCTCCTCCTCTGCGCTATGTGAAAAATATTCAGGTCTTGGGTTTTCCATTGAGCAGGAATTGGCATGTG GCGCCACGTCGGTTATGTTGCAAAATAAACCAAACGAGTGAAGAAAGTCTTAGATTAACAGTTGGTCAGTGCGGGAAGACAGCTTTCAGTTCTGTCACTGATTTTGTCTGA
- the LOC132175015 gene encoding uncharacterized protein LOC132175015 isoform X2, producing MMVTKMNKKLTKATTTTMPCYHPDLHKNRCRSRSSPWRQSRTGTAVVAVAALLLSTTVWLSLVFSGTTTHCWQRFKHWEGSPHSLLWTGRNRRRSDLLSSSAPSSPPPFPTHSGSPSVELSLEHIVFGIAGSSQLWKRRKEFVKLWWHPDDMRGHVWLEEPVPREDGDDSLPAVMVSEDISRFRYTNPTGHPSGLRISRIITECFRLGLPDVRWFVLGDDDTIFNADNLVAVLRKYDPSEMIYIGSPSESHSANTYFSHSMAFGGGGIAISRPLAEALSKIQDDCLDRYPKLYGSDDRLHACISELGVPLTREHGFHQWDIRGDAHGLLSSHPIAPFVSIHHVDAVDPFYPGLSSLESLKLFTKAMRLDPRSFLQRSICYDRARRLTFSVSLGYVVQVFPNVVLPRELESSEVTYSAWNRIRDRNEFDFDTRDPYTSVCKKPILFFLKDVARQGNATLGSYAWARGREDLKRKVLCFPRSPPLRYVKNIQAPRRLCCKINQTSEESLRLTVGQCGKTAFSSVTDFV from the exons ATGATGGTGACgaagatgaacaagaaattGACGAAGGCAACGACGACGACGATGCCCTGTTACCATCCTGACCTCCACAAGAATCGATGCCGTAGCCGAAGCAGTCCATGGCGTCAGAGCCGCACGGGCACTGCCGTCGTGGCCGTGGCGGCACTCCTCCTCTCTACAACAGTATGGCTCTCTCTTGTCTTCTCCGGGACCACCACCCACTGCTGGCAGCGTTTCAAGCATTGGGAAGGCAGCCCCCATTCTCTCCTCTGGACCGGGAGGAATCGTCGTCGTTCCGATCTTCTTTCGTCATCGGCGCCCTCCTCGCCTCCGCCTTTTCCCACTCACAGTGGCAGCCCTTCGGTGGAGTTGTCGCTGGAGCACATTGTGTTTGGCATTGCCGGATCCTCGCAGCTCTGGAAACGGCGCAAGGAATTCGTGAAGCTTTGGTGGCATCCTGATGACATGCGCGGCCATGTCTGGTTGGAGGAGCCAGTGCCTCGCGAGGATGGCGATGATTCCTTACCCGCTGTCATGGTTTCCGAGGACATCTCCCGCTTCCGCTACACCAATCCCACTGGTCACCCTTCTGGACTCCGCATCTCTCGCATTATCACCGAGTGCTTCCGACTGGGTCTACCGGATGTACGCTGGTTCGTTCTCGGTGACGATGACACCATTTTCAATGCCGATAATCTGGTGGCTGTTCTCCGCAAGTACGATCCTTCCGAGATGATTTACATTGGGAGCCCCTCCGAGAGCCATTCTGCCAATACCTATTTCAGCCACTCCATGGCTTTTGGCGGTGGTGGGATCGCTATTAGTCGCCCACTGGCCGAGGCACTCTCCAAGATTCAGGATGACTGCCTCGACAGGTATCCCAAGCTCTACGGAAGTGATGATCGCCTCCATGCCTGCATTTCCGAACTTGGCGTTCCATTAACCAGGGAACATGGCTTCCACCAG TGGGATATTAGGGGTGACGCACACGGTCTTCTGTCCTCTCACCCCATTGCCCCCTTTGTTTCAATTCACCATGTCGATGCTGTTGATCCCTTTTATCCCGGCCTGAGCTCTCTGGAGAGCTTGAAACTCTTTACAAAGGCCATGAGACTCGACCCCAGGAGCTTCTTGCAGCGATCAATCTGTTATGACCGAGCACGACGCCTCACTTTTTCAGTCTCACTTGGTTATGTTGTTCAGGTTTTCCCAAACGTCGTGCTTCCCCGTGAGCTGGAGAGCTCAGAGGTCACCTACTCTGCTTGGAACAGAATACGTGACAGGAATGAATTCGACTTCGACACCAGGGATCCTTACACATCTGTTTGTAAAAAACCTatcctttttttcttgaaagaCGTAGCCAGACAAGGAAATGCTACATTGGGTTCATATGCGTGGGCCAGAGGAAGAgaagatttgaaaagaaaagttcTCTGCTTTCCACGTTCTCCTCCTCTGCGCTATGTGAAAAATATTCAG GCGCCACGTCGGTTATGTTGCAAAATAAACCAAACGAGTGAAGAAAGTCTTAGATTAACAGTTGGTCAGTGCGGGAAGACAGCTTTCAGTTCTGTCACTGATTTTGTCTGA
- the LOC132174943 gene encoding probable receptor-like protein kinase At4g10390 encodes MAFFKCFRFKIRRRPNRVVIDQPEHGNGITDSNRHELDDQKRKDNSSVRKFTWDEVERVTMNFSKVIGSGGFSTVYLAHFPGSLGLGAIKIHIGSERLNQLFKQELDILLRLRHENIVDLLGYCDDGEQGAMVFEYVPNGSLQEKLHDAERESPVLSWRSRMTVAFQLAQALEYLHEKCTPQIVHGDIKASNILLDEHLNCKLCDFGFAKMGFASTVQPPSSSPYSTSSSSSPLRMKQVMMGSPGYTDPHYLRTGIASKKNDVYSFGVVLLELVTGMEAFCSEREQFLTSILRPMLRNVNKLGSREVAEMVDPRLAWDYDPEEVRAILSISALCLGQSPILRPSASCILQSFKDNISSISILFLPEKFGSIKKSTAYI; translated from the exons aTGGCCTTCTTCAAGTGTTTTAGATTCAAAATTAGACGCAGACCCAATCGTGTTGTTATTGATCAACCGGAGCATGGCAATGGCATCACTGACAGTAATAGGCATGAGCTTGATGATCAGAAGCGGAAGGATAACAGTTCAGTCAGGAAATTCACTTGGGACGAGGTTGAGAGGGTGACTATGAACTTCTCCAAGGTGATTGGATCTGGGGGGTTTAGCACAGTCTATCTGGCTCACTTCCCGGGCTCTCTGGGGCTGGGGGCAATCAAGATCCACATTGGCAGCGAGCGTCTCAACCAATTGTTCAAGCAGGAACTAGACATCCTGCTCCGTCTTCGCCATGAAAATATCGTCGACCTTCTTGGCTACTGCGACGACGGAG AACAAGGGGCCATGGTATTTGAGTATGTGCCCAACGGAAGCTTGCAAGAGAAGCTCCATGATGCAGAAAGGGAATCGCCTGTGCTTTCGTGGAGAAGCCGCATGACCGTAGCCTTCCAACTTGCGCAAGCACTTGAATATTTGCATGAAAAATGCACCCCCCAGATTGTTCACGGCGACATCAAAGCCTCAAACATCCTGCTGGACGAGCATCTCAACTGCAAGCTCTGCGATTTCGGGTTTGCGAAGATGGGGTTTGCTTCGACGGTACAACCGCCTTCATCTTCTCCATATTCTacctcttcttcctcctctcccTTAAGGATGAAGCAAGTGATGATGGGTTCCCCCGGTTACACAGATCCCCACTACCTGAGAACGGGAATAGCCTCAAAGAAGAACGATGTTTACAGCTTTGGTGTCGTCCTTCTGGAACTTGTCACGGGGATGGAGGCTTTCTGCTCTGAAAGGGAGCAGTTTTTGACATCTATACTGAGACCAATGCTGAGGAACGTCAATAAATTGGGATCTAGGGAGGTGGCGGAAATGGTGGATCCACGGCTGGCTTGGGACTATGACCCGGAAGAAGTCAGGGCCATCCTATCCATCTCAGCCCTGTGCCTTGGCCAGTCCCCCATCCTCAGGCCTTCTGCTAGTTGCATCTTGCAATCTTTTAAGGACAACATCTCTTCCATCTCCATCCTATTCCTACCAGAGAAATTCGGTTCAATAAAGAAATCTACTGCCTATATATAG
- the LOC132175479 gene encoding protection of telomeres protein 1a-like isoform X1, producing the protein MEKMNNNNTIVQIRDALSRVNQKVNLIGFVREFSFPRKSLGTDYVSTLKIVDESYRENELSVQIFTGKVEDLPLPRSHKDFIILYKVKITEFNGRIYAVFNKIFSSYALFDEKSCIDFNPYQASPGFHLLGPDMDFVRRMGHSCSKFPFSGGMDEYLLSLKDIKSDKPYFDLVCKVLHVEEVTSNVWMLFVWDGNDTPPLSLDTNLNDEEQNPLPLHIEQFLLPSDILCTFPRVGTVLRVMTDKAHEKFGLNFNGIGKWVRFRNMTCEVHFGSWKGLLTSSSRVRYLPENHDIVLECIRNFNQRGMGEEGRFPSWSSPPYLAVIDYENVPFATMMDLLTQPEVGGTVKCIVRVLAVCPPQPKEFCTPVGSDQYRMRLTLEDPTARLHATLCGDDWVKFFGDCFSVDVLTTKMNKLLGVPGKEGSGSLRSPPWIKCCINVNSVEYHICGTRLVDI; encoded by the exons ATGGAAAAGATGAACAATAACAACACTATAGTCCAGATAAGGGATGCCTTATCTCGCGTAAACCAGAAGGTTAATCTGATAGGTTTTGTTAGGGAATTCAGCTTTCCCAGAAAGAGCCTGGGAACtg ATTATGTTTCGACTCTGAAGATTGTGGATGAGTCCTATAGGGAAAACGAATTATCAGTACAAATTTTCACTGGGAAGGTGGAGGATCTTCCATTGCCTAGGTCTCACAAAGACTTCATTATTCTCTATAAAGTCAAG ATTACTGAGTTTAATGGGCGGATTTATGCCgtttttaacaaaatattctcTTCATATGCTTTATTTGATGAAAAGAGTTGCATAGACTTTAATCCATATCAAGCTTCTCCAGGATTTCACCTACTAGGACCTGATATGGACTTTGTCAGACGTATGGGGCATTCGTGTTCCAAATTTCCATTTAGTGGAG GAATGGATGAATACCTGTTGTCATTGAAAGATATCAAAAGTGATAAACCGTATTTTGATCTAGTATGCAAG GTTCTACATGTTGAGGAAGTTACCAGCAATGTGTGGATGCTCTTTGTGTGGGATGGAAATGATACTCCTCCATTAAGCTTGGACACGAA TCTTAATGATGAAGAGCAGAACCCGCTTCCATTACATATTGAACAGTTTCTTCTACCAAGTGATATCCTCTGCACATTTCCTCGTGTTGGAACTGTCCTTCGAGTGATGACTGATAAAGCCCATGAAAAGTTTGGCTTAAACTTCAATGGTATTGGCAAATGGGTGAGGTTCCGTAACATGACTTGTGAAGTGCACTTTGGATCATGGAAGGGTCTCCTGACTTCTTCTTCTAGAGTTCGATATCTTCCTGAAAATCATGACATCGTCTTGGAATGTATTAG GAATTTTAATCAACGAGGAATGGGGGAAGAGGGTCGTTTTCCATCATGGAGTAGTCCTCCATATCTAGCTG TGATAGATTACGAAAATGTTCCGTTTGCAACAATGATGGATCTTCTCACTCAACCAGAG GTTGGTGGTACAGTCAAATGTATTGTTCGTGTCCTAGCAGTTTGTCCCCCACAACCTAAAGAATTCTGTACGCCTGTTGGTTCAGATCAATATAGGATGAGACTGACATTAGAGGACCCAACTGCGAGACTACATGCGACATTATGCGGTGATGATTGG GTGAAGTTTTTTGGGGATTGTTTCTCTGTTGATGTTCTAACAACGAAGATGAACAAATTACTTGGGGTGCCTGGCAAGGAAGGTAGTGGTTCTTTGAGGAGCCCACCAtggataaaatgttgcataaaCGTGAACTCTGTAGAGTACCATATATGTGGCACTAGGCTTGTGGATATATAA
- the LOC132175479 gene encoding protection of telomeres protein 1a-like isoform X2 has product MSPIGKTNYQYKFSLGRWRIFHCLGLTKTSLFSIKSRIVLQITEFNGRIYAVFNKIFSSYALFDEKSCIDFNPYQASPGFHLLGPDMDFVRRMGHSCSKFPFSGGMDEYLLSLKDIKSDKPYFDLVCKVLHVEEVTSNVWMLFVWDGNDTPPLSLDTNLNDEEQNPLPLHIEQFLLPSDILCTFPRVGTVLRVMTDKAHEKFGLNFNGIGKWVRFRNMTCEVHFGSWKGLLTSSSRVRYLPENHDIVLECIRNFNQRGMGEEGRFPSWSSPPYLAVIDYENVPFATMMDLLTQPEVGGTVKCIVRVLAVCPPQPKEFCTPVGSDQYRMRLTLEDPTARLHATLCGDDWVKFFGDCFSVDVLTTKMNKLLGVPGKEGSGSLRSPPWIKCCINVNSVEYHICGTRLVDI; this is encoded by the exons ATGAGTCCTATAGGGAAAACGAATTATCAGTACAAATTTTCACTGGGAAGGTGGAGGATCTTCCATTGCCTAGGTCTCACAAAGACTTCATTATTCTCTATAAAGTCAAG AATTGTTTTGCAGATTACTGAGTTTAATGGGCGGATTTATGCCgtttttaacaaaatattctcTTCATATGCTTTATTTGATGAAAAGAGTTGCATAGACTTTAATCCATATCAAGCTTCTCCAGGATTTCACCTACTAGGACCTGATATGGACTTTGTCAGACGTATGGGGCATTCGTGTTCCAAATTTCCATTTAGTGGAG GAATGGATGAATACCTGTTGTCATTGAAAGATATCAAAAGTGATAAACCGTATTTTGATCTAGTATGCAAG GTTCTACATGTTGAGGAAGTTACCAGCAATGTGTGGATGCTCTTTGTGTGGGATGGAAATGATACTCCTCCATTAAGCTTGGACACGAA TCTTAATGATGAAGAGCAGAACCCGCTTCCATTACATATTGAACAGTTTCTTCTACCAAGTGATATCCTCTGCACATTTCCTCGTGTTGGAACTGTCCTTCGAGTGATGACTGATAAAGCCCATGAAAAGTTTGGCTTAAACTTCAATGGTATTGGCAAATGGGTGAGGTTCCGTAACATGACTTGTGAAGTGCACTTTGGATCATGGAAGGGTCTCCTGACTTCTTCTTCTAGAGTTCGATATCTTCCTGAAAATCATGACATCGTCTTGGAATGTATTAG GAATTTTAATCAACGAGGAATGGGGGAAGAGGGTCGTTTTCCATCATGGAGTAGTCCTCCATATCTAGCTG TGATAGATTACGAAAATGTTCCGTTTGCAACAATGATGGATCTTCTCACTCAACCAGAG GTTGGTGGTACAGTCAAATGTATTGTTCGTGTCCTAGCAGTTTGTCCCCCACAACCTAAAGAATTCTGTACGCCTGTTGGTTCAGATCAATATAGGATGAGACTGACATTAGAGGACCCAACTGCGAGACTACATGCGACATTATGCGGTGATGATTGG GTGAAGTTTTTTGGGGATTGTTTCTCTGTTGATGTTCTAACAACGAAGATGAACAAATTACTTGGGGTGCCTGGCAAGGAAGGTAGTGGTTCTTTGAGGAGCCCACCAtggataaaatgttgcataaaCGTGAACTCTGTAGAGTACCATATATGTGGCACTAGGCTTGTGGATATATAA